The DNA region GGCATGCACAACGATTTCATAGCGCGCCGCCACTTCCGCGCTATCTGTCAAAAACAAATCGCCGGAATAGCCTTGATGATTGAACCCGCGCTGCTCGCCGTTGATCAACACCGACCCGATGGCCGCGCCCAAATCTGCGGAAACGTACAACGGCATGCCGGCCCATTCCCACGGCACAAAAATCACGCGGCGGAAACCGCTCGAACCGTTGCTCGCAAACTGCTCGACGCCCTCGACTTCAAACGCGCCCAAAATCTTATCGAGCAACCGTGCGTCATATTGCAACGGCACGACACGTTTGACTTCGTAGTCGCCAAATTGCAGGCGCATCTGCCAGGAGCCGGAGGCCTGAAAGCTGTTGAGAATCGCCGCTACCGGCACGGTAAAATAAACCGCGCGAATCTCACCGGCGTGCAACTCAAATTCAGCTTCAGTGCCCACCATTTTTCCGTTGCGCGCCAGCAAGCGCGCACGGCAGGAACTGAGCGATTGCTGCTGGGGGTTGTAAATCACGGTGCGGAATTGCAGCGCCGGCTTGTTGTCGACCGTGAAAATCGCTTTATCTGCCGGTTCAATTTTCCGGATGCGAATCAACTCGGGATCGGCACGCGGAATCGTCGTGAGCCGTTCGGGAAATTCGGCTTGCAGCGTGAGGCCGGCGGCATTGAGAAAGCGCGCGGACAACGTCCATTCTCCCACGCCGTTCATCACTTTGAAAAGCAGCCCATTCCAGCCCTTCTGCAGGCGCACCTGAATCGTATCCTGCTCGAACTGATTCGCGCGGCGTTCTTGCTGTTTCCAAACTTCCTGGCCGTTGACGCGCAACGCCAGAAAGTCATCGTAACTTACAATAAGCTTCGCGGTCGAGTCTTGCTCCGGGCTATGCACATAGCAATGCGCATACGCCACGACATTCTCAACCGGAAAGAAATCGAGCATCAAGTCGAGAAAGTCGAGATGCGCTTCCGGCGTTTGATAATGCCGCCACATTTTGCCGGCGGTGGTCAAACCGCCGTGCGGACGAAGCGTGGCTTCGTTCCCGGCAAAATCCGTTTGCAGATTCTTGTCCTTCTCTGCTGAAAACGTGCCGAGCACGAGCCATTCACGCACCTCTTGCGCATGCAAGACGGGCATGAACATCAACATGACAAAGAACAACACATGCGAGATCCGTTTATTCGCATGCAACTTTTTTTGCTTGCCACTCACAACTCCCTGTGCTGTGTCGAGCAATATCCTGAACATGTTTGCCTCCTGGCAGTTGCACAGCGCAGGCCTGCGCACGCAAACTGCACTGCTGTCCGAATCCGAGTTGTAAAATCAAAATTGAAGTTTGCTGCTGTCAAACAATCCAGCCAATTGTCAAAGAAATTACCGTCGAAAACAGGCATTTGCAGGATTATGAAAGCTTCATATCTGCCGGAATCGAACGGATTTTCACCAGCACATTTCAGCATGCAAATTGCAGCTTGTCAGTACGGCCAAAATATAATGAACTTTTGACACGCCTCCAACATTTTTGTCGAGCTAACCTTTTGCTATTGAATAAAAATAGACACATGAAATCAAATAGTGTCCATAAAAACACCACACAAAACCAACTCGGGGATTCTAAAATCGAAAGCAGGTGAACAAAATTACTCTTCCACCCATCCACCGATGGAAACAATAACTTTGTCGAGGCTTTGGCTTGGCTGGTGGTAGCAGACTGCGAGTATCAACCGGCGGAAGACGAGGGGACTGTGTGAGGGTAAGGGCAAACCATCTTCTTTAAACTGTCCGAACAAAATCGTTTGGCCATCAGCAGAAACGCCCATAGGACGCAGCGGAATTTTTTCCCACCACTTTTCCGGAAGCTGAACGGCTTTCATCAGATCACCCGCCCAGCGTGAAATCTGCACCAGAGAGTCTGTGGTGATTTTTTCGCAAACGGCGCGCGCCTGCGCCTGCCACAATGTCGTGAACGATTGCAACACGGCGGCATCAAGATCTGGCGGCGTCATGACAAAGGCGTTTGTTAACGGTTGCATTTCCGGAACGAACTCCAGCACCGGACTGGATTGTGCAGGCAACGTGTTCATGGCTGGTTTCGCAAGAGGAACACCCGGCTTATGCTGGCAAGCCAACACCAACAAGCAGCAGGCGCCGGTCCAGAGAGATGATTTGATCATGGCGAGTACACATTTTGTGAACACGAATGGCGCGGATCAAATCAGGGCGCGGGGATTGCGAGTAATCAAATCCGCGTCATTCGCATCTAGCGTTTATTGCACGCGCAACGTCTGCACAAAGGCATCAAAACTCGGCTGCCAATGTTCCATTGTTTTTTGCGGGCCAACGGCTTTGAAAAACCACGGGCCGTTTGCGGTTTCAACGATGGCAGCCCACATCAAATAGTCCGGCATTTCATCGAACGGCCCGCTCATCATCATGGGCGATTGCGATTTGAGAAACGTGCCGGTCACTGACACGGTTGTCACATTCAAACCGTTTGCCTGTACCTGCTGCGGCTGGGCGCGATCACGGGTAGCGCTGCCATCCGGTTGCTTAAACTGGCCGTACCAACGGTCGAGATTGGCTTGCACCGAGCCGCCGGTTCCGGGAAAATGAAACACCACCAGCTCGCCGTCTTCCAAGCCAGCAACGCCGGGCAAGCGGAATTGCGCTTTGCGCATGTTGCTGGACGGATGTTCGGCAACCCAGCCCTCCGGTGCGGTGTAGACGACTTCTCCAACCGGCAGTTGCTGCGCTACCGCGTGATTGGGCTGTGATTCGTCCGCAGTTTTTTCGTTTGATTTGCAGGCGAACAGGCTCAATGTGAGCGCAAGACACAACAGTGAGAGCTTATCACGCACCATCTTTTCTCCTTGTAATTTTTTTTATGAGGTCAGTTGTGACGAAATAAAGCAAGATCAGCCACGGCGCGCCGTGTTGCAGCGTATCCCACCAATCGATCAACTCCATGCCACGGCCTCCGCCGAGAATCCAACGCAATTTGCCGACAATATGCGGTTCCGGCACGAAGGGCGCAAGGCCAAGCGTGACACAGGCAAGAACGATGAGAGCATACTTCTTCATATCACATCTTCATCTCAATGAATCCCAGAGCAAATACAGCGCAAACACGATTACGGTTATGATAACGAATCCGCGAATCCAGGCGTGGCCTTTTTTGACCGCGAACTTGGTTCCGATGTAACCGCCGAGCGCATTGCCAAATCCGAGACCAATGCCGAGCAGATAATCGACGTGATTATTGATTACAAAAACCGCCAACGCCGCAATCGTGAAAATGAAAACAACGAGAACCTTTACGGCATTGGTGGCGACGAGATCGAAGCCGGTGAGCGCCATGACTAAAATGATCAAAAAACCCACGCCTGCTTGAATAAAACCGCCGAACACACCGACGCTGAAGAAACCGGCAATGAACAACAGCAAGCGGCCGCCCGCCATCGGCCGGGGATTTTCGCGCAAGCGTTTGCTGGGATCTGCTAGAATCAGAATCAGCACGCCGATCATGGTGAGCGCCAACACCTGCTTGAAGCGATCGTCCGGGAGATCGATTGCAAGATTCGCGCCGGCAATCGCGCCGATAACCGCCGGAATCGCCGCCAGCACGCTGATACGCCAGGGCAGCACGTTCTGCTGATGAAAGCCGGCAATGGCAACGATATTTTGAATCAAAATGCCGATGCGATTTGTGCCGTTTGCGGTCGCGCTTGGCAAACCGAGAAAGATCAAGAGCGGCAGCGACAACAACGAGCCGCCGCCCGCGAGGATATTGATAAACCCGACAAAAGCGCCAATTACAAAAAGAAGGAGCAGTTGCGCTTCCAAGGGGATGGCCATGAATTCAACAGACTCCTGAAAACGCCGGAATGGTTCACCTGCAAGAGAAAATCGAACACGAATTTGGTTACAATATCGTCAACAAAATGACATTGTCAAACACATTTTATGCGCAGAACAGAAGTCTTGCAATAATTTTATTGAGGTCGGCGTGGTAAAATGCTTATCTTCCCTGCGGATTACAAAAAGGCGCCAAACGAACCTGGGCGCATGAAATTTTGCTAATGCTCAAGACGACAAACTTCAAAAAACGGCTGTGCCAAATAAATTTTCTTACTTCAGCGGCTGGTTAGCAGCGGCATATCATGAGGAATCTTATGCAAAGGAATCTGGAAGCGCTCGCACAAAATGTTTTTGATGTGTTAATCATCGGCGGCGGCATTTACGGCGCCTGCGCGGCCTGGGAGGCGGCGCAACGCGGGCTGTCGGTGGCATTGGTTGAGAAAGATGATTTCGGCGGCGCCACGTCATCGAACAGTTTGAAAATCATTCATGGCGGTTTGCGTTACTTGCAGCACGCTGATTTCAAACGCATGCGCGAGTCGATTCACGAGCGCATGGTGTTGATGCGCATCGCGCCGCATTTGGTGCATCCCCTCCCCTGCGTCATGCCGACCTACGGCCACGCCTTGAAAGGCAAAGAAGTGATGGCCGTGGCCATGCTGCTCAATGATCTTATCGGTTTTGATCGCAACGGCCTCGAGGATCCGCAAAAATTTCTGCCGCACGGCCGCGTGATTTCGAAAGAAGACTGCCGGCGCTTGATTCCCGGCGTGGATGAAAACGGCCTTACCGGCGGCGCGGTTTGGTACGATTGTCACGTTTACAATTCCGAACGCTTGTTGTTATCGTTTCTGCACTCGGCCGTGCAAGCCGGCGCGCAAATCGCGAATTATGTCGCGGTCGCGGGCTTCCTGCGCGAAGGCAATCGCATTACCGGCGTCTCAGTTGAAGACAAAATCGGTAAGAATCGGTTTGACATTCGCGCAAAATTGACGATCAACAACAGCGGGCCGTGGGTCAACCAGGTTTTAGGACTGATGAACGGCAAAGCGCCGGCGCAAAAAGTTTTGCTCTCCAAGGCGATGAATCTCGTCATTCGCCGCCAGTTGATTCCGGAATATGCCGTGGGCGTGCCGAGCAAGTTCGAATTCAAAGATGCCGACGCGATTATCAACAAAGGTTCGCGCCTGTTGTTCATCCGGCCCTG from Cytophagia bacterium CHB2 includes:
- a CDS encoding sulfite exporter TauE/SafE family protein, with the protein product MAIPLEAQLLLLFVIGAFVGFINILAGGGSLLSLPLLIFLGLPSATANGTNRIGILIQNIVAIAGFHQQNVLPWRISVLAAIPAVIGAIAGANLAIDLPDDRFKQVLALTMIGVLILILADPSKRLRENPRPMAGGRLLLFIAGFFSVGVFGGFIQAGVGFLIILVMALTGFDLVATNAVKVLVVFIFTIAALAVFVINNHVDYLLGIGLGFGNALGGYIGTKFAVKKGHAWIRGFVIITVIVFALYLLWDSLR
- a CDS encoding glycerol-3-phosphate dehydrogenase/oxidase, which translates into the protein MQRNLEALAQNVFDVLIIGGGIYGACAAWEAAQRGLSVALVEKDDFGGATSSNSLKIIHGGLRYLQHADFKRMRESIHERMVLMRIAPHLVHPLPCVMPTYGHALKGKEVMAVAMLLNDLIGFDRNGLEDPQKFLPHGRVISKEDCRRLIPGVDENGLTGGAVWYDCHVYNSERLLLSFLHSAVQAGAQIANYVAVAGFLREGNRITGVSVEDKIGKNRFDIRAKLTINNSGPWVNQVLGLMNGKAPAQKVLLSKAMNLVIRRQLIPEYAVGVPSKFEFKDADAIINKGSRLLFIRPWRHLSLIGTTHVAYEGNPQDFCITEQDIQEFVDEVSTAYPAAHLTRDDVSFHYGGLLPMEGVNPRSGDVKLLKQYILKDHAADDGLEGLVTVVSVKYTTARDVAEKSIDFALQKLNRSPRESRSQETPIYGGDIKRFDEFVLTESRKQPHSLPPELVKHLIENYGSAYTELFKHISANPALAARLSPDTNVIAAEVVHGIRAEMAQKLVDVVMRRTELGTAGNPGEPALQRCADLMAAELGWSDQKKKEEIAEMKRVFAVAQKPQEN